The window ACCGCCCGCCGGCCGGCGGCGAGCTCGGCCGCGCCGCCCACCACGGCGACGCCGGCCGCCGCGAGGTCACGCGGGTCGAAGCCTTCCGCGTGTCGCGTGACGACGCCGATCTCCTCCTCGCGCGAGGGCAGCGGCATGGTCAGCTTGAGCAGGAAACGGTCGAGCTGCGCCTCGGGCAGGGCGTACGTTCCCTCGTATTCGACCGGGTTCTGGGTGGCCGCGACGAGGAACGGCACCGGGAGCGGCCGCGGCGTACCTTCCACGCTGACCTGCCGTTCCTCCATTGCCTCGAGCAGCGCGGCCTGGGTCTTCGGCGGGGTGCGGTTGATCTCGTCCGCCAGCAACAGGTTGGTGAACACCGGACCCTCGCGGAACTCGAAGCGGGCCGTGCGGGCGTCGTAGACGAGCGAGCCGGTCACGTCGCCCGGCATGAGGTCGGGTGTGAACTGCACGCGTTTCGTGTCCAGCGACAGGGTGGCGGCAAGCGTCCGGACCAGCAGGGTCTTCGCGATCCCGGGCACGCCTTCGAGCAGCACGTGACCCTGGCAGAGCAGAGCCACGACCAGCCCCGACACCGCAGCATCCTGTCCGACGACAGCCTTCGCGACCTCGCCGCGCAACGCGGTCAAGGACTGCCGGGCGGCGTCCGGCGACACCTCCGCGACCGGTGCCGTCC of the Mycobacteriales bacterium genome contains:
- a CDS encoding MoxR family ATPase — translated: MSPDAARQSLTALRGEVAKAVVGQDAAVSGLVVALLCQGHVLLEGVPGIAKTLLVRTLAATLSLDTKRVQFTPDLMPGDVTGSLVYDARTARFEFREGPVFTNLLLADEINRTPPKTQAALLEAMEERQVSVEGTPRPLPVPFLVAATQNPVEYEGTYALPEAQLDRFLLKLTMPLPSREEEIGVVTRHAEGFDPRDLAAAGVAVVGGAAELAAGRRAVAGVRTAPEVLSYIVDVCRATRTSPSLGLGVSPRGATALLATSKAWAWLSGRDYVTPDDVKALARPTLRHRVTVRPEAELDGVTADGVLDGVLATVAVPR